A genomic region of Homalodisca vitripennis isolate AUS2020 chromosome 5, UT_GWSS_2.1, whole genome shotgun sequence contains the following coding sequences:
- the LOC124362812 gene encoding uncharacterized protein LOC124362812, with the protein MDSAVIKADPGNAEYYLNRLIQRALIEPKPLLKIYEEECQRHPDISVTVMFKEFQSALQKHCLTLQSRNQKSAVSPLKQQDMSILQAHKEYTAKFTSLGELVDQRRRRRRPDMQNHLYQRMPLERYSPQAAHANNNMYYRNGIQHQQSMAVNIKTEEPMQPSAAVSQPPSHTVSRPPSIQPPVEEEPPPEFIEMSSNPPGMPGNCQFSSLNIYQNQVSDEKGLTAASDDGASKIELKGPNSASGVDGAVQSSSTPDKTNLLSADDISPLNVRCVKCITALVTCAVMPCGHCCLCNICGQTVLSLKQVCPVCRKGVSTVIGYSNLIYNVYR; encoded by the exons ATGGATTCGGCTGTGATCAAAGCAGATCCTGGAAATGCTGAGTATTACTTGAACCGGTTGATTCAAAGAGCTTTAATTGAACCTAAACCtcttcttaaaatatatgaagaagaatGTCAGAG gcATCCAGACATCAGTGTTACTGTAATGTTTAAAGAGTTCCAGTCAGCACTACAAAAACATTGTTTGACACTTCAGTCCAGGAATCAAAAATCTGCAGTTTCACCATTGAAGCAACAAGATATGAGTATTTTACAAGCACATAAaga gTACACTGCTAAATTCACATCACTAGGAGAACTTGTTGATCAGAGGAGAAGACGGCGCAGACCAGATATGCAGAACCACTTGTATCAAAGAATGCCATTGGAAAGGTATAGTCCCCAGGCTGCCCATGCGaataataacatgtattatagAAATGGTATACAGCATCAACAATCAATGGCagtaaacataaaaactgaagAGCCTATGCAGCCGTCAGCAGCCGTTTCCCAGCCACCGTCACATACGGTCAGCAGGCCACCGAGTATACAACCCCCTGTTGAAGAGGAACCACCTCCAGAGTTCATCGAAATGTCATCGAATCCTCCAGGAATGCCCGGTAACTGCCAATTCTCGAGTTTGAACATTTATCAAAACCAAGTATCAGATGAAAAAGGCCTTACAGCTGCGTCTGATGATGGGGCCAGTAAAATAGAACTGAAAGGACCAAACAGTGCCAGTGGAGTGGATGGTGCTGTTCAGTCATCATCAACACCTGACAAAACCAATCTGTTAAGTGCTGATGACATTTCCCCCTTGAATGTGAGATGTGTCAAGTGCATTACTGCTCTAGTGACTTGTGCTGTTATGCCTTGTGGCCATTGTTGTCTATGTAATATTTGTGGACAGACGGTTTTATCCCTGAAACAGGTTTGCCCTGTTTGCAGGAAAGGTGTTTCAACTGTGATAGgctattcaaatttaatttataatgtatataggtag